A single window of Gemmatimonadales bacterium DNA harbors:
- a CDS encoding GAF domain-containing protein produces MAAGADTVARGYARALVYLGTTTVVATLVLDPRWLDAPLVGLAIAASLLILRAAPVRLSKFSYLTQTGVAALAAAVTAAPSTAVLGLFAGVILTDWGVLRKTGWAALVNAGREVIAFAVGFGFYALVLESTGLTSIHLEFLPAAAALSAAYFFASRLLFYFSLLLRSKLTPEDRSFLLRWEVVSYLVTVLATAVVVWAIAALSPVGWIPVAVALGVLGYLTRLLLEEAIAAEDLNKVHMMQSTITSNVSLRLSFEQLEELAYRLLDWGDFRVYRGAPEPVLAYRAESGRPGRRTPDAGLNALRQQVVETGEPAIVDDTRQRPGLTTSPDVRSIVIHPLRFADQSLGTLELEHHKRYHYRSRDLSAIAAIATQISTAIHIAELRRPLFETVDQIGSQSQALARAVNSLRASANALAAASENMRREAATQEAFARTGLDATTQLSSRAERAASAGARAARVSQRAAADAAKHRSGIEEAIERLLQVQGFVADSSRQVASLGETNARIQGLLDSIQELAELTNLIALNASIEATRAGDGGRGFAVVAQEIQKLAIQSGHTSEQAGRLVADIVRKTAGIGDQMARGQELVAGVGQMSTEAARALDAIVHATIEAGEHARAIAESEAEQEQGSRRLADQIRQLAEASVRMRGETESLARQAGEATRGQADLEAALSELQRVAADLKQLARHFAVET; encoded by the coding sequence ATGGCCGCCGGCGCCGACACCGTAGCTCGCGGATACGCCCGGGCCCTAGTCTATCTGGGAACCACCACGGTCGTGGCCACCCTGGTGCTCGATCCGCGCTGGCTCGACGCGCCTCTCGTGGGCCTGGCCATCGCTGCAAGCCTCCTGATTCTTCGCGCCGCGCCGGTTCGTCTCAGCAAGTTTTCCTACCTGACCCAGACGGGCGTGGCGGCGCTGGCCGCTGCTGTGACCGCAGCACCCTCGACCGCCGTGCTTGGACTGTTTGCCGGGGTCATCCTCACCGACTGGGGTGTGCTACGTAAGACCGGCTGGGCCGCGCTGGTCAACGCCGGACGAGAAGTGATTGCCTTCGCGGTGGGCTTCGGGTTCTATGCCCTGGTGCTCGAGTCCACCGGGCTCACGAGCATTCACCTCGAGTTTCTCCCGGCGGCCGCCGCGCTCAGTGCGGCATACTTCTTTGCCAGCAGGTTGCTGTTCTACTTCTCGCTGCTTTTGCGCAGCAAGCTGACGCCCGAGGACCGATCGTTCCTGCTCCGCTGGGAAGTCGTCTCCTACCTGGTGACGGTGCTTGCGACGGCGGTCGTGGTGTGGGCGATTGCCGCGCTGTCGCCGGTCGGGTGGATTCCTGTGGCTGTTGCCCTTGGGGTGCTGGGGTATCTGACCCGCTTGCTGCTGGAAGAGGCGATTGCGGCCGAGGACCTCAATAAGGTCCACATGATGCAGTCGACCATTACGAGCAACGTCAGCCTGCGCCTTTCGTTCGAGCAGTTGGAAGAACTCGCCTATCGACTGCTCGACTGGGGTGATTTCCGAGTCTATCGTGGGGCTCCTGAACCGGTGCTTGCCTATCGGGCCGAGAGCGGCCGGCCCGGACGACGCACTCCCGATGCCGGGCTCAATGCGCTGCGGCAGCAGGTGGTTGAGACCGGGGAACCCGCGATTGTCGACGACACCCGGCAGCGCCCGGGGCTGACCACGTCGCCGGATGTCCGGTCGATCGTGATCCACCCGCTCCGGTTTGCCGATCAGTCGCTGGGCACGCTGGAACTCGAACATCACAAGCGATATCACTATCGCTCGCGCGACCTCTCGGCCATCGCGGCGATCGCCACCCAGATTTCCACCGCGATTCACATTGCCGAACTGCGGCGGCCGCTGTTCGAAACCGTCGACCAGATCGGTTCGCAGTCCCAGGCCCTGGCCCGGGCCGTCAACTCGCTCCGTGCCTCGGCCAACGCACTGGCGGCAGCGTCCGAGAACATGCGCCGGGAAGCCGCGACCCAGGAGGCCTTTGCCCGAACCGGGCTCGACGCGACGACCCAGCTGTCTTCGCGCGCGGAGCGGGCGGCCTCGGCCGGTGCTCGGGCCGCCCGGGTCAGTCAGCGGGCTGCCGCCGACGCTGCCAAGCACCGCTCCGGGATCGAGGAGGCCATCGAGCGCCTGCTGCAGGTGCAGGGCTTCGTTGCCGACAGTTCGCGCCAGGTGGCCTCGCTCGGCGAAACCAACGCTCGGATCCAGGGTCTGCTCGACTCGATTCAGGAACTGGCCGAACTCACCAACCTGATTGCACTCAACGCCTCGATCGAGGCGACTCGGGCCGGCGACGGCGGGCGCGGCTTTGCGGTCGTCGCGCAGGAGATCCAGAAGCTCGCGATTCAGAGCGGCCATACCAGTGAACAGGCCGGCCGGCTGGTCGCCGACATCGTCCGGAAGACAGCGGGCATCGGCGATCAGATGGCACGCGGCCAGGAGCTGGTGGCCGGTGTCGGGCAGATGAGCACCGAGGCGGCCCGCGCCCTCGATGCCATCGTTCACGCGACGATCGAGGCCGGTGAACACGCGCGAGCCATTGCCGAATCGGAGGCGGAGCAGGAGCAGGGCAGTCGGCGGCTGGCCGATCAGATCCGCCAGCTGGCGGAGGCCTCGGTGCGTATGCGCGGCGAGACAGAGTCGCTGGCCCGCCAGGCGGGCGAGGCGACCCGCGGTCAGGCCGACCTCGAGGCGGCGCTGAGTGAGCTGCAGCGGGTTGCGGCCGACCTCAAACAGCTGGCCCGCCATTTCGCGGTGGAGACCTGA
- the panC gene encoding pantoate--beta-alanine ligase, giving the protein MQTIQTVKAVREAVRVWHRHGERVALVPTMGALHEGHLALVDAARAHADRVVASVFVNPLQFGPNEDLARYPRNLERDRALLETRGVDLLYAPTVEEMYPEPAQVTVEPGGLAIRWDGAARPGHFVGVLTVVAKLFNQVAPDAAVFGQKDFQQVTVVRRMIHDLDWPIDLVVVPTVREADGLALSSRNAYLTPADRLEARRLSAAIREIQQAWVAGESDPGRLGSVGRAVLEAGQGVAVEYVALVDPVTLETPRFADATSVVLIAARVGTTRLIDNAALGQHLGGA; this is encoded by the coding sequence ATGCAGACGATCCAAACCGTCAAGGCGGTCCGCGAAGCCGTCCGCGTCTGGCACCGTCACGGTGAGCGTGTGGCCCTGGTTCCGACCATGGGCGCGCTCCACGAGGGGCATCTGGCGCTGGTCGACGCGGCCCGCGCGCATGCCGATCGGGTGGTGGCCAGCGTCTTCGTGAATCCGCTGCAGTTCGGGCCCAACGAAGATCTGGCGCGGTACCCGCGCAACCTCGAACGGGACCGCGCACTGCTCGAGACTCGGGGCGTCGATCTGCTTTACGCACCGACCGTAGAGGAAATGTACCCGGAGCCAGCCCAAGTTACCGTCGAACCGGGCGGTCTGGCGATTCGTTGGGACGGCGCGGCCCGCCCAGGGCACTTTGTCGGGGTGCTGACCGTCGTGGCCAAGCTGTTTAATCAGGTCGCTCCCGATGCGGCCGTGTTCGGCCAGAAGGACTTTCAGCAGGTGACGGTCGTCAGACGAATGATTCATGATCTCGACTGGCCGATCGATCTGGTCGTGGTACCGACGGTCCGTGAGGCTGACGGCCTGGCGCTCAGCAGTCGAAATGCCTATCTGACTCCGGCTGATCGCCTCGAGGCGCGGCGTCTCTCGGCGGCCATTCGTGAGATCCAGCAGGCCTGGGTGGCAGGGGAATCCGACCCGGGTCGGCTCGGGTCGGTTGGGCGCGCCGTCCTGGAGGCGGGTCAGGGCGTGGCCGTCGAATATGTCGCCCTGGTCGATCCGGTCACCCTGGAGACGCCGCGGTTTGCTGATGCCACGTCGGTTGTCCTGATCGCCGCCCGGGTAGGGACGACCCGTCTGATCGATAACGCAGCGCTGGGTCAGCACCTCGGTGGCGCCTGA
- a CDS encoding LytR C-terminal domain-containing protein gives MEPTHRIGLIVAGLLIAAGLVLSGRWAWGERQSRDPAPRPSIAMVNQAAGVERGVVVEVINATGREGLARQVTRLLREQGVDVVYFGSTDRRPDSTTVIIRRGVDPERGRPVARMVGTKRVTVEADSTRRVDLTILLGADYRLPAGRLPL, from the coding sequence ATGGAACCAACGCACCGAATCGGTCTGATCGTCGCGGGCTTGCTGATTGCTGCTGGACTCGTCCTGAGCGGAAGGTGGGCTTGGGGCGAGCGGCAGTCGCGCGACCCCGCACCCCGTCCGAGCATCGCGATGGTGAACCAGGCCGCCGGCGTCGAACGCGGCGTGGTCGTCGAGGTGATCAACGCAACGGGTCGCGAGGGTCTCGCACGACAGGTGACCCGATTGTTGCGGGAGCAGGGCGTCGATGTGGTCTATTTCGGTTCGACCGATCGTCGGCCGGACTCGACGACCGTCATCATCCGGCGCGGGGTGGATCCGGAGCGTGGGCGCCCGGTTGCCCGGATGGTCGGCACCAAACGTGTCACGGTCGAGGCGGACAGCACCCGCCGGGTCGACCTTACGATCCTGCTTGGTGCGGACTACCGGCTTCCGGCTGGTCGCCTGCCGCTCTGA
- a CDS encoding DUF4147 domain-containing protein gives MHQTLDRLRADAVAIYAAAVAGVEPRRAVTRAFAGTPPPNPARIIALGKAAYPMAAAAVQHFDRLEVPIQGGLVVTPDVGDSPDPRLQRVTGDHPVPGARSRAAAAALGEALARVTHHDDVWVLISGGTSSLVGAPVEGMSEVEYDLLMRALARAGLPIHALNRARKRFSRWGAGRLAAACGGDRIRLFLLSDVPGDDPADIGSGPCAPDSASAAEILALLASLGGDVGVPEAAMRYLERTVRGVVPETPKPGDSIFDRVTTRIVGSNAVALDHAEERARALGYQVRRHPTPVTGEAAAVGGELIRSVLGDDPQPGTAWIGGGETTVSLGAHHGQGGRCQELALAAAAGLARHADRYRATVLAGGTDGRDGPTDAAGAVVDSRTWDAIRHAGIDPERALARHDAHPALAAAGALLRPGLTGTNVMDIIVVLVGDRPSLRAAGDQPEAGSPHQAGS, from the coding sequence GTGCATCAGACCCTCGACCGGCTCCGCGCCGATGCGGTCGCAATCTATGCCGCCGCCGTTGCCGGGGTCGAACCGCGCCGGGCGGTGACTCGCGCCTTTGCCGGCACGCCGCCTCCCAACCCCGCACGCATCATTGCCCTCGGGAAAGCTGCGTATCCGATGGCAGCCGCTGCGGTCCAGCATTTCGACCGCCTCGAGGTTCCGATCCAGGGCGGCCTGGTCGTAACGCCAGACGTCGGAGACAGTCCAGACCCTCGGCTCCAGCGGGTCACCGGCGATCACCCGGTGCCCGGCGCTCGGTCTCGCGCGGCCGCCGCTGCGCTGGGCGAGGCGCTGGCTCGTGTCACCCATCATGACGATGTCTGGGTCCTGATCTCCGGCGGAACCAGCAGCCTGGTCGGGGCGCCGGTGGAGGGCATGTCCGAGGTCGAGTACGACCTGCTGATGCGGGCGCTCGCGCGAGCCGGCCTGCCGATCCACGCCCTCAACCGCGCTCGGAAACGCTTCTCGCGCTGGGGAGCCGGTCGCCTGGCCGCCGCGTGCGGCGGCGACAGGATCCGGCTGTTCCTGCTGTCGGACGTGCCCGGCGACGATCCTGCCGATATCGGCTCAGGCCCCTGCGCACCAGACTCAGCCTCGGCCGCAGAGATCCTCGCGCTGCTTGCCAGCCTGGGCGGCGATGTCGGCGTGCCCGAGGCCGCCATGCGGTATCTCGAGCGAACCGTTCGGGGCGTCGTGCCTGAAACCCCGAAGCCGGGTGACTCGATCTTCGATCGCGTCACGACCCGGATCGTCGGCTCGAACGCTGTGGCTCTCGACCACGCCGAGGAGCGAGCGCGCGCCCTGGGCTACCAGGTTCGGCGCCACCCGACGCCAGTCACGGGCGAGGCCGCCGCCGTGGGAGGTGAGCTGATCCGGAGCGTGCTGGGCGACGACCCGCAGCCCGGAACCGCGTGGATCGGTGGCGGTGAAACGACCGTATCGCTTGGTGCGCATCACGGTCAGGGAGGTCGCTGCCAGGAACTGGCCCTGGCAGCGGCTGCCGGTCTGGCCCGTCACGCCGATCGATATCGGGCCACCGTGCTGGCCGGCGGTACTGACGGTCGCGACGGGCCGACGGATGCCGCTGGGGCCGTGGTCGACTCGCGAACCTGGGACGCGATCCGTCACGCCGGGATCGACCCCGAACGGGCCCTTGCCAGGCACGACGCCCACCCCGCCCTGGCAGCGGCCGGAGCGTTGCTCCGCCCGGGGCTGACCGGAACCAACGTGATGGATATCATAGTCGTGCTGGTTGGCGATCGACCGAGCCTCAGAGCGGCAGGCGACCAGCCGGAAGCCGGTAGTCCGCACCAAGCAGGATCGTAA
- a CDS encoding D-glycerate dehydrogenase — translation MTDRPRIWCLHRLPRTVEARLEAEFDVEWNRDDGAIADDELVSRAGEFDGLLTTVTDPVPAAVFRAAGRRVRIVANFGVGVDRIDLAAARSAGVVVTNTPGVLTDCTADLTLALILMTLRRLGEGERLLRRGQWTGWRPTHHLGRRVSGRTLGIIGMGRIGQAVAARARHGFNMSILYASRTPLAPEVAARLGAVRCEVDQLLERAEIVSLHLPATDDTVGILDARRLGLMQPEAVLINTARGNLVDEQALAAALASRRLSAAGLDVFVHEPDVPPALLELDNVVLLPHLGSATEETRTAMGMMAVDNLEAFFGGRAPPHRVV, via the coding sequence GTGACGGATCGCCCCAGAATCTGGTGCCTGCATCGGCTGCCGCGCACCGTCGAAGCGCGCCTCGAAGCCGAGTTCGACGTGGAGTGGAATCGGGACGATGGTGCCATCGCGGACGACGAACTCGTCAGTCGGGCCGGCGAGTTCGATGGCCTGCTCACCACGGTGACCGACCCGGTACCTGCGGCGGTGTTCCGAGCGGCGGGTCGGAGGGTTCGAATCGTGGCAAACTTTGGCGTCGGTGTCGACCGGATCGATCTCGCGGCAGCCCGCAGTGCTGGTGTCGTGGTCACCAACACCCCCGGTGTGTTGACCGATTGCACCGCGGACCTTACGCTCGCCCTGATCCTGATGACGCTGCGACGCCTGGGAGAGGGGGAACGCTTGTTGCGGCGAGGGCAGTGGACGGGCTGGCGCCCGACCCATCACCTCGGCCGTCGAGTGTCGGGCCGGACACTGGGGATCATCGGGATGGGGCGGATCGGGCAGGCGGTGGCCGCGCGGGCGCGCCACGGCTTCAACATGTCGATCCTGTACGCCAGCCGAACCCCCTTGGCGCCGGAGGTCGCCGCCCGTCTTGGGGCGGTGCGCTGTGAGGTTGATCAGCTGCTCGAGCGCGCCGAGATCGTCAGCCTTCATCTGCCGGCGACCGACGACACCGTCGGAATCCTGGACGCGCGCCGGTTGGGCCTGATGCAGCCGGAGGCCGTACTGATCAACACCGCCCGGGGCAACCTGGTCGACGAGCAGGCTCTTGCTGCGGCGCTGGCGTCGAGGCGGCTTTCCGCCGCCGGTCTCGATGTCTTCGTTCACGAGCCCGATGTCCCCCCAGCGCTCCTCGAGCTCGACAACGTGGTGCTGCTACCGCACCTGGGCAGCGCCACCGAGGAGACCCGAACTGCCATGGGCATGATGGCGGTCGACAACCTCGAGGCGTTTTTCGGCGGGCGGGCCCCGCCGCATCGCGTCGTCTGA
- a CDS encoding 1-acyl-sn-glycerol-3-phosphate acyltransferase: MVRSTLQAFFTWVLELFFRRIEIAGLEHIPPHGPVLFVINHPNALIDPLLVLCYAPRPVSFLAKEPLFRMPVIGWFVRAMDAIPVFRTQDAADMTKNRATFKRAREILERDGAIAIAPEGASHSESRLRPFKTGAARIALGAGTAAPVAIIPVGLDYSDKMKFRSSVLVYFGEPLLVDPGMLPADGEPAGTTAADLTRAIEDRLASVVVQADEHEALHLARRIDRVIAADASDAKAWRLDDSWAVRRRVVEGHRALKQHDAALLERFVRRLDRLERAFQLAGLDPSGRARPKPRARHLAGAIGWLIFRILIFIPLALPGLLIHLPAYWMVDRTAHYLTRDHPDARATVKVIGAALFYPMTWLLIGWLVGRSVGLEWGLLAALTAPFAGFAAIKLAERSDRFLTATRALGFHLFEPEHYQRLHRERAQLRSDLLDLARRLAQEPPPTSTAPAEPA, from the coding sequence ATGGTCCGCTCCACCCTGCAGGCGTTTTTCACCTGGGTGCTGGAGCTGTTTTTCCGGCGGATCGAAATTGCCGGGCTCGAGCACATTCCGCCCCACGGCCCCGTCCTGTTCGTCATCAACCACCCCAATGCGTTGATCGACCCGCTGCTGGTCCTGTGCTACGCCCCACGACCGGTTTCCTTTCTTGCCAAGGAGCCGCTCTTCCGGATGCCGGTGATCGGTTGGTTCGTACGCGCCATGGATGCGATTCCCGTCTTTCGTACCCAGGACGCCGCGGACATGACCAAGAACCGTGCGACCTTCAAACGGGCTCGCGAAATCCTCGAGCGCGACGGCGCGATCGCGATTGCGCCCGAAGGCGCCAGCCATAGCGAGAGTCGGCTCCGCCCCTTCAAGACGGGAGCAGCCCGGATTGCGCTCGGCGCAGGCACGGCAGCCCCGGTGGCCATCATCCCCGTGGGCCTCGACTATAGCGACAAGATGAAGTTCAGGAGTTCGGTTCTGGTGTACTTCGGTGAACCGTTGCTGGTCGACCCCGGAATGCTGCCGGCCGACGGCGAACCCGCCGGCACCACGGCCGCCGACCTGACTCGCGCCATCGAGGACCGACTGGCATCGGTGGTCGTCCAGGCGGATGAGCACGAGGCGCTCCACCTGGCTCGACGGATCGATCGGGTCATCGCTGCGGATGCCTCCGACGCAAAGGCCTGGAGGCTGGACGATAGCTGGGCAGTTCGCCGCCGCGTCGTGGAAGGGCACCGCGCCCTCAAGCAGCACGATGCCGCGCTGCTCGAGCGGTTCGTGCGACGCTTGGACCGGCTCGAGCGCGCCTTTCAGCTTGCTGGCCTCGATCCGTCCGGGAGAGCCCGGCCAAAACCCCGCGCACGCCATCTCGCCGGGGCGATCGGGTGGCTGATCTTCCGGATCCTGATCTTCATACCGCTCGCCCTTCCCGGCCTGCTGATCCACCTGCCCGCCTACTGGATGGTCGATCGGACCGCGCACTACCTGACGCGGGACCATCCCGACGCACGCGCCACCGTCAAAGTGATCGGTGCCGCCCTGTTCTACCCGATGACTTGGCTTCTGATTGGATGGCTGGTCGGGCGCTCGGTGGGACTCGAGTGGGGTCTCCTTGCCGCCCTGACCGCGCCGTTCGCAGGGTTTGCGGCCATCAAACTGGCCGAACGATCCGACCGCTTTCTGACCGCAACGCGCGCACTGGGATTTCACCTCTTCGAGCCCGAGCACTACCAGCGGCTCCATCGAGAAAGAGCCCAGCTGCGGAGCGATCTGCTCGACCTGGCCCGCCGACTCGCGCAGGAGCCGCCGCCAACCAGCACGGCGCCAGCTGAACCCGCATAG